One genomic segment of Brassica napus cultivar Da-Ae chromosome A3, Da-Ae, whole genome shotgun sequence includes these proteins:
- the LOC106438501 gene encoding UDP-rhamnose/UDP-galactose transporter 5, producing MAPGSKANKKSTVDAAAWMFNVVTSVGIIIVNKALMATYGFSFATTLTGLHFATTTLMTLVLRCLGYIQPSHLPFTELLKFILFANFSIVGMNVSLMWNSVGFYQIAKLSMIPVACLLEVVFDKIRYSRDTKLSIGLVLVGVGVCTVTDVSVNTKGFVAAFVAVWSTALQQYYVHYLQRKYSLTSFNLLGHTAPAQAATLLIVGPFLDFWLTEKRVDMYDYNVVSLMFITLSCTIAIGTNLSQFICIGRFTAVSFQVLGHMKTILVLIMGFFFFDRDGLNLHVVIGMIIAVLGMIWYGNASSKPGGKEKKSYSLPTTRQQKNGDDSDEGPRLKA from the exons ATGGCTCCTGGTAGTAAAGCAAACAAGAAATCAACAGTAGATGCCGCTGCCTGGATGTTCAATGTCGTTACTTCTGTCGGAATCATCATTGTCAATAAAGCTTTAATGGCTACTTACGGCTTTAGCTTTG CAACAACCTTGACCGGTCTACATTTCGCAACGACGACACTGATGACACTTGTTCTAAGATGTCTAGGCTACATCCAGCCTTCTCATCTTCCCTTCACAGAGCTTCTTAAGTTCATTCTGTTTGCAAACTTTTCGATCGTTGGGATGAATGTTAGTCTCATGTGGAACTCCGTTGGGTTTTATCAG ATTGCAAAGCTTAGCATGATTCCTGTAGCTTGCTTGTTGGAAGTAGTGTTCGATAAGATTCGTTACTCAAGAGACACCAAACTTAGCATAGGACTCGTTCTTGTGGGTGTTGGTGTTTGCACTGTTACTGATGTTAGTGTCAACACCAAAGGCTTCGTTGCTGCTTTTGTTGCTGTCTGGAGTACTGCTTTGCAACAATAC tATGTTCATTATCTTCAGCGAAAGTACTCGCTTACCTCATTCAACCTACTGGGTCATACTGCCCCAGCCCAAGCTGCAACGTTGTTGATAGTCGGTCCATTTCTCGACTTTTGGCTGACAGAGAAACGAGTAGACATGTATGACTACAACGTTGTCTCTCTG ATGTTTATAACCCTCTCGTGCACAATAGCTATTGGCACAAACCTCAGCCAGTTCATCTGCATTGGGAGATTCACGGCGGTGTCGTTCCAAGTCCTGGGCCATATGAAGACGATCTTGGTGCTGATAAtgggcttcttcttctttgacagAGATGGTCTAAACCTGCACGTGGTTATCGGCATGATAATTGCAGTGCTGGGGATGATTTGGTACGGTAATGCCTCGTCCAAGCCGGGTGGTAAGGAGAAGAAGAGCTATTCTCTTCCAACAACCCGCCAACAGAAAAATGGAGATGATTCTGATGAAGGACCAAGGTTAAAAGCTTAG